One window of the Azospirillum sp. TSH100 genome contains the following:
- a CDS encoding winged helix-turn-helix domain-containing protein, protein MVADLLTGEGYETIRCPDAAALMAALGTGRLDLIVLDLRLPDRDGISIAAQLRGTMDIPIIMLTGRGGDIDRIMGLEVGADDYIVKPFNNREFIARVKAVLRRTTRESVPVPALCKRGYRFAGFTLDEDGRRLFDPAGKPVPLTVAEFDLLVALVRAHGRVLSRNQILDLTHHDRDDVFDRTIDVLILRLRRKIERNPQQPWLIRTERGLGYVFDCDIEAFGH, encoded by the coding sequence ATGGTAGCAGACCTGCTGACCGGCGAGGGGTACGAGACCATCCGCTGCCCCGACGCCGCGGCGCTCATGGCGGCGCTCGGCACCGGCCGGCTCGACCTGATCGTGCTCGACCTGCGGCTGCCGGACCGCGACGGCATCTCCATCGCCGCACAGCTGCGCGGCACCATGGATATTCCGATCATCATGCTGACCGGGCGCGGCGGCGACATCGACCGCATCATGGGGCTGGAGGTCGGCGCCGACGACTACATCGTCAAGCCGTTCAACAACCGCGAATTCATCGCGCGGGTGAAGGCGGTCCTGCGCCGTACCACCCGAGAGAGCGTCCCGGTCCCGGCGCTCTGCAAGCGCGGCTACCGCTTCGCCGGCTTCACCCTGGACGAGGACGGCCGGCGGCTGTTCGACCCGGCCGGCAAGCCGGTGCCCCTGACGGTGGCCGAGTTTGACCTTCTGGTGGCACTGGTCCGCGCCCATGGCCGGGTGCTCAGCCGCAACCAGATCCTCGACCTGACCCACCATGACCGGGACGATGTGTTCGACCGGACCATCGACGTCCTGATCCTGCGCCTGCGCCGCAAGATCGAGCGAAACCCGCAGCAGCCCTGGCTGATCCGCACCGAACGCGGGCTCGGCTACGTCTTCGACTGCGACATTGAGGCGTTCGGCCACTGA
- a CDS encoding ABC transporter substrate-binding protein, whose amino-acid sequence MTSAGNWIKSVGLGILAAGSVIALTAAPAKAQGSLTVLCGVQEEWCKAIAVAFEKKTGIAVAMSRKSAGEALAQIRAESANPKTDVWWGGPGDPHLQAAEEGLTLAYESPQFADLQPWAQSQYKQSQGRSVGIYAGALGFVYNTELLTKRKINAPKCWADLLRPEFKDEIQIANPNASGTAYTALATLVQVLGEDGAFDYLKKLNDNVNQYTKSGSAPAAAVARSETLVGIIFMHDGINQKINGFPVDVAAPCEGTGYEIGSVSIIKGSKNLDAAKAFYEYALSPEGQATGAETKQFQMPSNRKAAIPPEAPKLEAIRMIDYNFQKYGTAEERKRLLSRWDAEIKAVAR is encoded by the coding sequence GTGACATCCGCTGGCAACTGGATCAAGTCCGTCGGCCTCGGCATCCTGGCGGCCGGATCGGTGATCGCCCTGACGGCGGCCCCGGCCAAGGCGCAAGGCTCGCTCACCGTCCTCTGCGGCGTGCAGGAGGAATGGTGCAAGGCGATCGCCGTCGCCTTCGAGAAGAAGACCGGCATCGCCGTTGCCATGAGCCGCAAAAGCGCCGGCGAGGCGCTGGCCCAGATCCGCGCCGAGTCCGCCAACCCGAAGACCGATGTCTGGTGGGGTGGCCCCGGCGACCCGCATCTTCAGGCGGCGGAGGAGGGGCTGACGCTGGCCTACGAAAGCCCGCAATTCGCCGACCTCCAGCCCTGGGCCCAGAGCCAGTACAAACAGTCGCAGGGCCGCAGCGTCGGCATCTATGCCGGCGCGCTGGGCTTCGTTTACAACACCGAGCTTCTGACGAAGCGCAAGATCAACGCCCCGAAATGCTGGGCCGACCTGCTGCGTCCGGAGTTCAAGGACGAAATCCAGATCGCGAATCCCAACGCCTCCGGCACCGCCTACACCGCGCTGGCCACCCTGGTCCAGGTGCTGGGAGAGGATGGGGCGTTCGATTACCTGAAGAAGCTGAACGACAACGTCAACCAGTACACCAAGTCGGGCAGCGCCCCGGCCGCCGCCGTCGCGCGCAGCGAAACGCTGGTCGGCATCATCTTCATGCATGACGGCATCAACCAGAAGATCAACGGCTTCCCAGTCGATGTCGCCGCCCCCTGCGAGGGCACTGGCTACGAGATCGGCTCGGTCAGCATCATCAAGGGCAGCAAGAACCTCGACGCCGCCAAGGCCTTCTACGAATACGCCCTGTCGCCGGAGGGTCAGGCCACCGGGGCCGAGACCAAGCAGTTCCAGATGCCGTCGAACCGCAAGGCGGCGATTCCGCCGGAGGCCCCGAAGCTGGAGGCGATCCGCATGATCGACTACAACTTCCAGAAATACGGCACCGCCGAGGAGCGCAAGCGCCTGCTGTCGCGCTGGGACGCCGAGATCAAGGCCGTCGCCCGCTAA